taattattacatagatacatgaaaatctaaacaatatctgacatctatcgtcagatattacaaatatcgtattaatacgataaatagcgatgaataactttcatgtaacaatacgaattttatattcgataaacaaccacagagacatatatggtgagcaatatggcgaaacctaagatataacaataattaaaggttcgcaacagaaaattgggaaggaaaccccaattttacaggaatcgtttcaatgaaaatcagaaaaattggcaaattctgataagaaacgatcgaccttgacaaatcaaggtctggccaatagcgagacttagcgggaatcaaactcgtaacatcaagtacgagataattcaacattcaccactagaccactcTACTGGTTATTATATATTacgcaccattgttcattatataatgaacaatggtgaaATGAGCAATGAAAGTCATAGTCCATTTatttgccacccgtttcgacaccggcttgccgtttccacgaaatggtatgaacggcctgtattgtgtcgcagatattttgttcaaccgcaatgatatttgaagcatattttaactaattcgaactcagaatcgaccactgatcacattttcgtgatctagaaaaaatgtatgtgtgtctgtgtttctgtgtgagtgtctgtatgtttagTATGAGTCAGTGTATTCTGGGGATATTTTGAACtctgttcgtcctatcgaactgaaacttagtattgattactgaaatttttatcaatacaccgtaattttttttcaaattttaatttaagtttaatttaaatttaaattaagttttcctacatttgcgctcaacttgtattaaaaatgctcatagccggtatgtatgaacgagtatgtacatgcatacatacatatgttcgattatcgaattttgttttttatccttcttatattcctcaaatacatagataaagtcgtaggttggtcacatccgaattttttacataaaataaatgtaattttttttaatattaggtggattgtttcgatgaataattacgagagggtacaaactatttgtaaaaaacgaatcaatgaatcaatgcGATGGTTTTTACtctatttaataacattttcagATGTGtcttatttaatcttagaaatttatggatgggaaccgaaaatttaaagaatgtatccaacctctcaaaattagtacgccaatatgggagtattttttgcgtgaaacatcgggagagtttgtaAAATGCAATAGAAcgtatttgaaatatgaaaacatgcaattgaactttttttcttatacatttgaaatattgaactttttttGGGTGATAAAGTAAAGCACCTTCAGACACTGAAAGCCAAATTTTTATCTCTAttgcttttataatataatattatactccaaactgttaaatatatttatctaatgGACATGTTATATTATGATAAAGGGGATGAAAAAGTGGGTCgtggtaaaaataattttattacacatacataataataatgaaactcCTTTCGAAACAATGACAAACTGAGTTATTTCGGGATACTTTCGCATTTTCGTTTTACTCATGTTATttggacatttatttttatccattccttgattgaattgaaaatttctgAGCTATTCAGAAATGTAATAGATTCGATACacgttatttttgttttctaaaGCGACTACGTATTAACTTTAAccctttatttattcaatcgttTAGTAGGTATactagtaaatatatgtaaccAACAGCATTGCATACTCGTGTATACTTTTGCTCCTTATAATTCAGTGTGTAGTAGTCAGAATTATTGTTCTATGCCTAATTGTGATTAAAACATTATCTAATCATCACCGATGAACATATGTAAGTggatatgaatttttattttatttatggtcTTAGCCTTTGGCTTTCAggaaaaaatagtatttaaaatttattagaagttttcattattaataaacCTTGATAGCTCCATGTTaagtattgtatataaataattaattttatattcttactaAGAAAGAATTTTTCTAacggacaaaaaaaaatatttgacatacatacatttgtaaaaattattttttttgtctttctgTTCATTcagattgtttattttttttaaggttCAAATTAATTCCAACAAAGTGTGATCTTATTTTACTAATCTACACTGAACTGTACACTGAACAGTGCTCAGATCACAATATCTAACAAAACTTAATGCTTaggttattattatacaatatattaatagtttttttttaataatctgaGATATAAGCTCATTTTGGTGATATCCTCGAATTTTGGTAGCTTTACCTACACTTTCTTGTATGTTAATTTGGCTTATCAACATGATTTAATTGATTACTATCCTGTGGAagatgacaaaaacaaaattgatattattatgtaaagtaaaataatttaaagaagatatttaattgtatataagtatttatttcacaattttgaagcctatttcattatatacatattttaatgaaaaaaactgatcCAAAAACGCATCAGTCAATTCAATTCAAGATGTGTCAATTCGCAgtccttttagcatatgtataaaatttataccaTTTAATATTAATCAGTTGATAACAACTTCTCCAAAATTATCAGGCAAGGATTCCATAGACTCCGATTGAGGAGATTGGAGATACAATGGAGCGAGCAGCCCAGGGAGATACGACTGGTCCAGAGATGATTTGTCTGGAGAGGATTGGGCTGGAGATGAGTGGGCTAGAGATGACTGGGCTAGAGATGAGTGGGCTAGAGATGAGTGGGCTGGCGAGTCCCAAAGGAGAGATTGGAGATACTACGCTGGAGTAAGCGAGGGGAGAGATGGAGGATCTCTTCTGGATTCCGTGAACGGCCATGGACTTGGCGACGAGGTGGTTGTTTCTGGCAATAACTACATCAGCGGTGTTGACGAGCTTTCCGGGGGTCTTGACTACTCCAGCTGGAGATCCGGGGATCAGAGCTGGTTCACCAACGCTGGAGACGACAGGGGTCGGATCTCTTCTGGATTCCGTGGGCGGCCAAAGACTTGGCGACGAGGTGGTTGTTTCGcgttcacgctccaataaataaataacttgaatttgacacatGAGAATagttcgataataatctttaatgttgcagataaaattgaaagtacatataattagaaaattagatttttggaatttatgtatcgaaaatgatcgaactgaagtatttgaatttatcttatttatctTAAAATAAGAGTCATATGTCTCGGGATAtgcgtgaaaaaataattgaatatttaatagggctgaaatcgtcttttacgcagtgcttccccaaatcttaagaagcaaacaattttcatttcaaacccctttgataatgaacattttcggacagctaccaaggaaaaagagaacttgattgaactttcaaattatagcatttaaaaactgaattcgaaataaataaggttattaatttttggctaggtattagtgaagaatatgaacagctttatgacatagcgcttaaatttctgtcgccgtttactagcactgaactggttgagagagctttctcttcatatattttaataagacaaatatagaaattggttgaatccagctccagacttaagggtaaatctctcatttttattttgtaaggagatttaatgaaaagaaaacatattatatgtactttgtaattgtattaaaacaatcaataatattttactatcaataatagaagtatgacaagatagtagataaatatattaaactttgagcatattataattgtgactccgcaaaaatttttttttccataaatttttttacaaaaacagaTCTACcagtcttcacattccttaccatgcaaatactataaataataattacacttgcaaaaacaaatttcatgaaatacaataatttttatatggtgttacaatttagcgttatgtactaccaagtggtacgcgagtcaaaaaaggttagGAAACGCTGGTCTAGATGATTGGTGTAAGTATCCTTTATGGGTTCACTGTGTGGGAAAGGACTTTTGATTCCAAGGTGTCACCTGAtatcataactagaggtaggatagtcacagtgctattcattgttccattgttgtaaatcctttgtaaaaaaggttcggcaaacctttaacaatgcatttacaacctttgaacaatacgcggcaccttctgggtccggtgactaatcatAACTAATGCATTATTCTATTAAACAACAGATGCTAAACGTTGATCATATTCAGCACCCGTTTTGTAGAAATATTCTAGCATTATAGTTTTATTTAGTTCAAatgaattgaattcaaatatatttaattattatgaaattgacTTTCAAACTGACCCGTtctccgttcccgtttttgggcgatttttttttacagaaacaataactcatgtaagtttcatcgcaatcggttgaatggtataggaacgcatacgtgacagatagacagacagacaaacattgatttttatatacatatatagattattatatgggcagtttttatttaaaatatccaaatattatGTAACTATTCTGATAAATCAGCAGTAGTATTGAtgtaatgtttaaataaatatggtttTCACATGTTTTTTCTTAATTGGAAAATACAATCTACAATGTCAACATGAtctggatgtacatatgtacatatattagtgtttaatttaaatataatttacttattttaaggTTGACTAAAAATTCGGTTgtcattttatatacttttataggtatatgtatattagataggAGTGTAAGGTGAATATATGTTTTTCGTTAagtttttaactttaaaaagtACTTCAAGATATTCAGTTGTGTAAATTTGGCTTTTTAGGATTTTGATTCACATAGTATTCCGTTGATAGCTTGTCGATATGGAAATACCATCACTTTTCCAAAGACAAAAGCCACTACGGTATCTTTTCAAAAACAATACTCTCAAACATCAGAcgaatcataaaatataagatTTACCGAGATACATAGATTCCGACAAgtcatttatgtaatatatcttAATATCCAAATGgaatctgtaattaattaatgttaggtatatttaataaatgagtgttcatttaaaagtcaaataatgaataaatcctTCTAGTTTTTcgatgtttttaaaaaagtggGCATTCTTatcatttttgtaaatttgttgatttttgtacagtataattcaatacaaaaatatatctatttttattatcgATTAACGCAAACCGCTTTCACACAAACTTATATCTTACAAATTTTTAAGAATCATTATTTgtttagaagaaaaaaatttcTACAGATAGTAAAGTTTTGGTTCAAATTAAATTcggtattgaaatattattgttttggggaaaatgtttaattaaaaaaatatttcatatgtatagaaaatttattttgctaTTCAAGATGAAAAAAACTGATCCAAAAAAAGATCAGTCGATCTACTTGAAAGTGTGTCAgtcaatatattacatatagaaataatataatttgtttacatttttacatatcatatatacaaaatggcgCTTATAGGGGGAAATAGGACGGGTCGAATAAGTTGGAAAATTACCAGGCACGGATTCCATGGACTCCGATAGGGGAGATTGGAGATACAATGGAGCGAGCAGCCCAGGGAGATACGACTGGTCCAGAGATGATTTGTCTGGAGAGGATTGGGCTAGAGATGAGTGGGCTGGCGAGTCCCAAAGGAGCGATTGGAGATACTACGCTGGAATAAGCGAGGGGAGAGATGGCGGATCTCTTCTGGATTCCGTGAACGGCCAAGGATTTGGCGACGAGGTGGTTGTTTCTGGCGACTACTACATCAGCGGTATCAACGAGTTTTCCGGTGACCTTGACTACTCCAGCTGGAGATCCGGGGATCAGAGCTGGTTCACCAATGCTGGAGACGACAGGGCTGGCCAAACCGTTCCATGCGTTCAATCCTCCGATGAGTCCCGAGTTCCATGCTGGGACAGCAGAGTAGGCAGAAACGACTGGGGAGGAGACAACGGAGGAGGAGAGACCCCAAGGAGAGATTGGAGATACTACGCTGGAATAAGCGAGAGGAGAGATGACGGATCTCTTCTGGATTCCGTGAGCGGCAAGATTCCTGGCGACGAGGTGGTTGTTTCTGGCGATAACTACATCGGTGGTGTCCAAAGGCCTTCCGGTAGCTTTCAAGATGACAGCTGGTACTCCTGGAGCCAAAGATGGTTCAAGAGGGGAAACAATTGGAGATGAGACAATGCCTCCGACGAGTCCAGCAGCTGGGAGAGCTGAGTAAGCTGATACTCCACCCCATCCACCCAAGCCTCCCCATCCTCCCAAGCCTCCCAAACTTCCCAATCCCAATCCTCCGACTAATCCTGGAGCAACCAGACCGGAAGCCAGGAGATTGGGTTTGGCAGAAGCTACAGCGACTACAGCGCACAACACCACCAACTTGAACATCGTGGTCTGTGTTGTTTTGGCACTTGACACAAGTTCACTAGAAAACCGAAAACGGCTGACTGATACTATTCGGGTCATCTACTTGGATATTTATAGTGGATGGAgtagttataaaaaaatcgtaCTTATCATAGAAGCTCGCGAAACGTTTGCTAATTATTTCATCATCTAAATCTTTCATAATAAGGTGACTATTTGTGACCGTGAGTTAAACGTTTTTGAGcttctaatttttttcaaaatcaagtTTCACCAGTGGTTGCTATACTTTTACTGGCTCTATGAAACAAAGCTTTTGGCTACACTTGTgttatgtataatgttttttttaaaggcTAGGAAAACATTGGAAaactaatattatacataaatatataagtttttcaTGAAGAGCTTAATATTGGTTTTATTTGCGATTTTAAGACATAATTACACGCATACTTTTTTGCATACAAACTTGCGATGAAAAGTGTGAGGTTGTTTTAtatgaattgattttattcttttcatCAAATTTTTAATGGTTGTCGAAATAATCTGGAATTTTGGTTGTAACGTTTTAAATATCGATTAtatgaaaaatcatttttatataagaaaatttgtaatttatttgatatattatatcattatattgtatgtaaatatgtacatatatgtttatattcaaatttcatgtttttgttattttgtcgGTTTAttggcttattttttttaaggtaAAATACTTTTGATgacattacaaataaagaagCTCTCTTTATTTTctacaaatgtattatattgatttgtatGTTTTTCCGGGATAAAACCCATTAGATttcacttatgtatatatatatatatatatatatatatatatatgttatatatatatatatatatatatatatatatatatatatatatatatatatatatatatatatatatatatatatatatatatatatatatatatatatatgtatatatatatatatatatatatatatatatatatatatatatatatatatatatatatgtatatatatatatatatatatatatatatatatatatatatatatatatatatgtatatatatatatcccaatatatatatatatatatatatatatatatatatatatatatatatatatatatatacatatataaatatatcatacattactatacatacatacatatgtatgtaccaagcaTACCAAATGCATCAGTGATGATTTTATACAAATGTGTTTACAGAAGCATATGCTGATAGAAATATATGCTGATACAGAATatattcaattatgtatatgggttgaaataaaataaaaattcaaacgcGTTCTTATGGatagtaattttattacaatacaaattcatttgaatttacTTGAAATTCATTATAAAGTTACACAGTAATATTTCTACAAATAAAAAggacaatattatacatatgtacacatacatatatttcgtgtcgtgtatgtatgtatatacatatgttattcatAGCACCAAATGTACCTGTTCAAATTTTAAACTAGAGAATccttattaaaatttacatttatttaaatataatacctacatagtgaatatgtacaaatttaagaatatgtacatacttgcgtatgtatgtatatcaaagtcAAAAGGGTGATACAGAAAAACACCTTCAGACACTGAAAGTCAAATTTTTATCTCTCTAttgcttttataatataatattatactctaaactgttaaatatatttatctaatgGACATGTAATATTATGATAAAGGGTATGAAAAAGTGGGTCgtggtaaaaataattttattacacatacataataataatgaaactcCTTTCGAAACAATGACAAACTGAGTTATTTCGGGATACTTTCGCATTTTCGTTTTACTCATGTTATttggacatttatttttatccatTCCCTGATTGAACGTGAGCTATTCagaaatgtatgtaatagattCGATGCACGTTCTTTTCGTTTTCTAGCGACTACGTATTGACTTTCAccctttatttattcaattgtttagTTTAATAGtacttaaatataattaagCGGGTATTAAATATATGCGACCAATAATACTGCATACTCATGTAGACTTTTGCTCCTTATAATTCAGTGTATAATAGTCAGAATTGTTGTTCTATGCCTAATTGTGATTAAAACATTATCTAATCATCACCGATGAACATATGTAAGTggatatgaatttttattttatttatggtcTTAGCCTTTGGCTTTCAggaaaaaatagtatttaaaatttattagaagttttcattattaataaacCTTAATAGCTGCATGTtaagtattgtaaataaataattaatattatattcttaTTAAGAAAGAATTGTTATAACggacaaaaaaaatttcatttcacatacatacatatgtacattcgtaaaaatgattttttttgtctttctgTTCATTCAGATTGTTTATCTTTTTGGtcgttcaatttattttataaaaattaattccaacAAAGTGTgatctttttttacataccttctttacgtttcacttacgattatttttaCTAATCTACACTGAACTGTACACTGAACAGTGCTCAGATCACAAGATCTAACAAAACTTAATGCTTaggttattattatacaatatattaatagttttttttaataatctgaGATTTATATAAGCTCCTTTTTTGTGATATCCTCGACTTTTGGTAGCTTTACCTACACTTTTTTGTATGTTAATTTGGCTTATCAACATGATTTAATTGATTACTATCCTGTGGAAcacgaaaaaaacaaaattgataatattatgtaaagtaaaataattgaaagaagatatttaattgtatagaagtatttatttcacaattttgaagcctatttcattatatacatattttaatgaaaaaaactgatcCAAAAACGCATCAgtcaattcaattgaaaatgtgTCAATTCGCAgtccttttagcatatgtttaaaatttattccatTTAGTATTAATCAGTTGATAACAACTTCTCCAAAATTACCAGGCACGGATTCCATGGACTCCGATTGGGGAGATTGGAGATACAATGGAGCGAGCAGCCCAGGGAGATACGACTGGTCCAGAGATGATTTGTCTGGAGAGGATTGGGCTGGAGATGAGTGGGCTAGAGATGAGTGGGCTGGCGAGTCCCAAAGGAGCGATTGGAGATACTACGCTGGAATAAGCGAGGGGAGAGATGGCGGATCTCTTCTGGATTCCGTGAACGGCCAAGGACTTGGCGACGAGGTGGTTGTTTCTGGCAATCACTACATCAGCGGTGTCGACGAGCTTTCCGGTGGTCTTGACTACTCCAGCTGGAGATCCGGGGATCAGAGCTGGTTCACCAATGCTGGAGACGACAGGGCTAGCCAAACCGTTCCATGCGTTCAATCCTCCGATGAGTCCTGAGTTCCATGCGTTCAATCCTCCAACGAGTCCTGAGTTCCATGCTGGGACAGCAGAGTAGGCAGATACGACTGGAGAGGAGACAACAGAGGAAGAGAGACCCCAAGGAGCGATTGGAGAAGCTACGCTGGAATAAGCGAGAGGAGAGATGACGGATCTTTTCTGGATTCCGTGAACGGCCAAGGACTTGGCGACGAGGTGGTTGTTTCTGGCAATCACTACATCCGCGGTGTCAACGAGTTTTCCGGTGGTCTTGACTACTCCAGCTGGAGATCCGGGAATCAGAGCTGGTTCACCAATGCTGGAGACGACAGGGCTGGCCAAACCGTTCCATGCGTTCAATCCTCCGATGAGTCCTGAGTTCCATGCGTTCAATCCTCCGACGAGTCCTGAGTTCCATGCTGGGACAGCAGAGTAGGCAGATACGACTGGAGAGGAGACAACAGAGGAAGAGAGACCCCAAGGAGCGATTGGAGATACTACGCTGGAATAAGCGAGAGGAGAGATGACGGATCTCTTCTGGATTCCGTGAGCGGCAAGATTCCTGGCGACGAGGTGGTTGTTTCTGGCAATCACTACATCAGCGGTATCAACGAGTTTTCCGGTGACCTTGACTACTCCAGCTGGTGATCCGGGGATCAGAGCTGGTTCACCAATGCTGGAGACGACAGGGGTGGCCAAACCGTTCCATGCGTTCAATCCTCCGACGAGTCCTGAGTTCCATGCTGGGACAGCAGAGTAGGCAGAGACGACTGGAGAGGAGACAACGGAGGAGGAGAGACCCCAAGGAGCGATTTGAGATACTACTGGAGATGAGACTACGTCAATGCGGGATTGACGAGATACGGCCAATGGGGCACCCCATCCTCCGACGAGTCCCGGAGCAACCAAACCGGAAGCCAGGAGATTGGGTTTGGCAGAAGCTACTGCCACTACAGCGAACAACACCACCAACTTGAACATAGTGGTCTGTGTTGTTTTGGTACTTGACACAAGTTTACTAGAAAACCGAAAACGGCTGACTGATACCATTTCGATAATCATTCTTGCTATTTATAGTCAAAAGagatttgatgaaaaaaatcgaACGCGTTTTTTAGCCATAAAAAAAGTGGTGAAATTGTTGCAAATATTTCATCATATTGTTAGTCGTATTTACCGTACTTGCTATAGAGAGAAGTGACCGTCACACTTTTGTATCATTAATTATTCAATAGTACAGATCAAGTTCTTTGTCAAATCGAACGTGGATTTAATCTGTAAAGCTCGCGTTGAATTGCACTTGGAATTTTCTTGTGATCGGTATAATCTATCGCAGAAATTAtaatcgtattatataataccaaGGATACttgttttacataaatatagccttttttgcaatataataaaatattcaattgaccGATATTgcgcaatttaaataatatattttattgtatttaaataaatatcttttcGTATAGATGACTGGCGTAAGTATCCTTTGTGGGTTCACTGTGTGGGAAAGGACTTTTGATTCCAAGGTGACACCTGATATCATAACTAATGCATTATTCTAATTAACGACAGATGCTAAACGTTGATCATATTCAGCACCCGTTTTGTAGAAATATTGTAGCATTATAGTTTTATTTcgttcaaataaattgatttcaaatattattattatgtacatacatagttgactTTCAAACTGACATTTATGAGATTAAAAATAGcttgaaaatattcaatttgaaattgatcTTCTTCAATGACTttcattgaataaattaataaattatttctaaagtttcctttttattttgttgaagtattataatacttaaaaaaattagtaCTATTAAATCTTCAACTTGGTCTATGGACTCATTGAAGATTATAATCTTCAATTATGGTAAATAACTGTATATTCTTACTAagttttaatttgtaattacaAACTTTAAACCATGTCTGCTTTTATATTGTACCAATAAATAAACTGAATTGTTAATGTCTAAGAATTACTGATGATGGTCGGTTCATTACATGCCGAATCATCGTCCATATgcgattataattaataatgaagttAATAAGTaagttagtatgtacataaagtatacaaatataaatcttcaccttgatatgttcaggggtgtggacagaatcgttgtcaaaacatttttgaccttattaagagggctggacaccagcgccttgtccacacaaacgtattacacttcccttcctcaattatggcactagagaaattattttttaatatgctattgatatccaccattggcatgcatctgtggttttatttttattagttattttttataggagtttggagccgccaaacatctataaaatcgcctcttttttacacccacgaaaagagtccagcgtgcttatttaacgtttctcatactgatgatgaatattttttaaaaattagtccagtttcggaggagaaaattggagaatacgaaaccttgattttgtcgatttaaaatacgtattatctggtcaaagcgcaactgtcgcattcactcaatatatgtatatgtatattgatatatattgtcgcattcactcaatatatacatttactcaatatattaattcactcaatatatacattcactcaatatatatatcgaagaaaggaacggcaacaaaattaaggtttcgggtgtacagccgtACAGTATGGAATGTAAAGACGTAATGGATctgttttgttaagaaattttgtggaaaaaatgttatttgcagtcacaattataatatgctcaaagtttaatatatttatctattatttcgtcatacttctattttagataaattgttttcataaaaacacaaaattacaaagtacatatatataatatattttcttgtaTTAAGTAAAtttccttacaaaataaatttaatgagattcttgtgcttgtttcgaggaacgttttttaaaatttggttcaaatgacggtctgaaaaccagactggtacaagtgacatttaaaaaaaagctggtttaagtgctaaaataatagcattttatatatttcttattGTGCCAAAGAGATCGAAGTGAATTATTGATAATAACGCCATTTATGAGCGAATGTGTCAAGTGACGTTATATGAAGCTAACAAATGTTGTATGAACCATACTGATACAAGTGTCGAAAAGGGCAGTCGATAGTCTACAGGGGTGACATTATCAatggattttaatatttttacgagTGATAGTgacgataaaat
This Arctopsyche grandis isolate Sample6627 chromosome 7, ASM5162203v2, whole genome shotgun sequence DNA region includes the following protein-coding sequences:
- the LOC143914336 gene encoding uncharacterized protein LOC143914336; this translates as MFKLVVLFAVVAVASAKPNLLASGLVAPGLVGGWGAPLAVSRQSRIDVVSSPVVSQIAPWGLSSSVVSSPVVSAYSAVPAWNSGLVGGLNAWNGLATPVVSSIGEPALIPGSPAGVVKVTGKLVDTADVVIARNNHLVARNLAAHGIQKRSVISPLAYSSVVSPIAPWGLSSSVVSSPVVSAYSAVPAWNSGLVGGLNAWNSGLIGGLNAWNGLASPVVSSIGEPALIPGSPAGVVKTTGKLVDTADVVIARNNHLVAKSLAVHGIQKRSVISPLAYSSVASPIAPWGLSSSVVSSPVVSAYSAVPAWNSGLVGGLNAWNSGLIGGLNAWNGLASPVVSSIGEPALIPGSPAGVVKTTGKLVDTADVVIARNNHLVAKSLAVHGIQKRSAISPLAYSSVVSPIAPLGLASPLISSPLISSPILSRQIISGPVVSPWAARSIVSPISPIGVHGIRAW